The Neobacillus sp. PS3-34 genome has a window encoding:
- a CDS encoding YqzH family protein: protein MDKKFIFKMIQNCFKQYYAKSENLPLSKDDYEELYERIVLIKEQQPEAELHEIINDSVYEFITG, encoded by the coding sequence ATGGATAAAAAATTTATTTTTAAAATGATCCAAAATTGCTTTAAACAATATTACGCGAAGAGTGAAAACCTGCCGTTAAGCAAGGACGACTACGAGGAGCTATATGAACGGATTGTGTTAATAAAAGAACAGCAGCCTGAAGCGGAGTTACATGAAATCATTAATGATTCCGTTTATGAATTTATAACGGGATGA